A window of Cryptomeria japonica chromosome 3, Sugi_1.0, whole genome shotgun sequence contains these coding sequences:
- the LOC131071691 gene encoding probable carboxylesterase 17 yields MDALSVDGLVKIDHVHDPGRRRGRSVEEELEGFLRVYKDGSVDRFSCVVSDVPASEAPQDPVASKDVVMDSRTALWARFYLPRKAVSPLGSRLPLLIYFHGGGFVLGSPAWSIYHVFICRLASQTNCLVVSVGYRLAPEHRLPVAYDDCFTAVDWIRRQAKQHSHDSWLSSYADFSRCFLAGDSAGGNIAHHVAVRCGRTDMKPVEMRGVILLQPFFGGGKVETAESDPNLSQRWVEVFWKLSLPVGAKKDHPACNPLAEALDDVSLPPVMVCISERDVLKQRNMDYYHALKNAGKTAFYVVLKDVGHAFQVLNPRSQRIPDLIKVMYDFINESNPCT; encoded by the coding sequence ATGGATGCACTTTCAGTAGATGGGCTTGTAAAGATTGATCATGTTCATGACCCGGGAAGAAGAAGAGGCAGATCAGTGGAAGAGGAGTTGGAAGGCTTTTTACGAGTTTACAAAGACGGCTCAGTCGACAGATTCTCCTGCGTTGTATCAGATGTGCCCGCATCGGAAGCCCCACAAGACCCCGTGGCCTCCAAAGACGTTGTAATGGACTCCCGCACTGCTCTCTGGGCTCGCTTCTACCTACCCAGAAAAGCGGTTTCCCCACTTGGAAGCAGATTGCCTCTTCTAATTTACTTCCACGGCGGAGGCTTTGTGCTGGGCTCCCCAGCCTGGTCTATTTACCATGTCTTCATTTGCAGATTGGCTTCTCAAACAAATTGTCTGGTGGTGTCGGTTGGCTACAGGCTGGCCCCTGAGCATCGTCTTCCCGTAGCGTATGACGATTGTTTCACTGCCGTCGACTGGATCCGCCGCCAGGCAAAGCAACACTCTCACGATTCATGGCTCTCATCCTACGCCGACTTCTCGCGGTGCTTTCTAGCCGGCGATAGTGCGGGAGGTAATATTGCACACCACGTGGCAGTGCGGTGTGGGCGGACGGATATGAAGCCGGTGGAGATGAGAGGAGTGATTCTTCTTCAGCCCTTCTTCGGGGGAGGGAAAGTGGAGACGGCGGAATCGGACCCAAACCTGTCGCAGCGATGGGTGGAGGTGTTTTGGAAGCTGTCGTTGCCGGTGGGAGCGAAGAAAGATCATCCAGCATGTAATCCGCTGGCTGAGGCGCTGGACGATGTGAGTTTACCGCCAGTGATGGTTTGCATATCGGAAAGAGACGTGCTGAAGCAGAGGAACATGGATTACTATCATGCCCTCAAAAATGCCGGAAAAACGGCGTTTTATGTTGTTTTGAAGGACGTGGGTCATGCCTTCCAAGTGCTCAATCCTCGCTCTCAACGGATCCCCGATCTGATCAAAGTTATGTATGACTTTATTAATGAGAGCAATCCGTGCACTTAA